Genomic DNA from Carnobacterium gallinarum DSM 4847:
TCGTTCTCTTTTACCATTTGCAAGATTACTTAAATTAGATGGCTCAATTCCTGACAAACGTGCAAGTTCTCTCAAAGACATCTTACGTTCTGCCAATAAATTATTAATCAGTATTTCCACTTTTCTATCATGAGTATCTTCCAACATTAAGTTTCCTCCATTGACCCTATTTTTGTTGTCTATATGAACATGATATAGTATAATATTCCCAGAGTGTTGTTCGCATAGACATGGATTGTTCAAATAAATATATAGGAGGAACGACAATGACATTAGAAAAAGAATTACAACAAATTTTTAAAGAAAGTTATCTTGACTATTTATCTCACTTTATACAAGAAGATGAAGAATATCTGCTTATGAGACAAAAAATTAACTTTGCTGAA
This window encodes:
- a CDS encoding helix-turn-helix domain-containing protein, with the translated sequence MLEDTHDRKVEILINNLLAERKMSLRELARLSGIEPSNLSNLANGKRERIYLEHIERIADALEIDDISKILRLK